One region of Termitidicoccus mucosus genomic DNA includes:
- a CDS encoding GDSL-type esterase/lipase family protein, with protein MNKKLASLLLSFALFAPAFAFASPPVAATPQIKTDKDGKPVKSFVERAEMLKKRAQKGGFDILFLGDSITHQWEWVCGETNEGRKTPSKTGGKAVWDAKLAPLGAEPSGIGGDRTEHLLWRVENGLFDGKSDPKLVVMMIGTNNTGARMDPPADIAAGVDAIVKAIQQRKPAAKVLILGIFPRGEKPDDPKRVNNTKANVLIAKLADGKKVFYKDIGGVFLTKDGVLSRDIMPDLLHLNTEGYTRWADAVVPEIKKLLGK; from the coding sequence ATGAATAAAAAACTCGCCTCATTGCTCCTCAGTTTCGCGCTGTTCGCGCCCGCCTTCGCCTTCGCGTCGCCGCCCGTCGCCGCCACGCCTCAAATCAAGACCGACAAGGACGGCAAGCCCGTCAAATCCTTCGTCGAGCGCGCCGAAATGCTCAAGAAGCGCGCCCAAAAGGGCGGTTTCGATATCCTCTTTCTCGGCGACTCCATCACCCACCAGTGGGAATGGGTCTGCGGCGAGACAAACGAGGGGCGCAAAACCCCCAGCAAAACCGGCGGCAAGGCCGTGTGGGACGCCAAGCTCGCCCCGCTCGGCGCCGAGCCCTCCGGCATCGGCGGCGACCGCACCGAGCACCTCCTCTGGCGCGTCGAAAACGGCCTCTTCGACGGGAAATCCGACCCCAAGCTCGTCGTCATGATGATCGGCACCAACAACACTGGCGCCCGCATGGACCCGCCCGCCGACATCGCCGCCGGCGTGGACGCCATCGTCAAGGCCATCCAGCAGCGCAAGCCCGCCGCGAAAGTCCTCATCCTCGGCATCTTCCCCCGTGGCGAAAAACCCGATGACCCGAAGCGTGTCAACAACACCAAGGCCAACGTCCTCATCGCCAAGCTCGCCGACGGAAAGAAAGTCTTCTACAAGGACATCGGCGGCGTCTTCCTGACCAAGGACGGCGTCCTCTCGCGCGACATCATGCCCGACCTTCTGCACTTGAACACCGAAGGCTACACCCGCTGGGCCGACGCGGTGGTCCCCGAGATCAAGAAACTGCTGGGGAAATAA
- a CDS encoding LacI family DNA-binding transcriptional regulator: MPPSLKNIALHTGLSVATVSRALRGSDLVNEETRALVEQAASELGYTRPPLVGAIMSSLRRSAQHSYLGNLALIHIASPGQSEWIPFHKESIEGAQARAAELGFKLSVFKHAPVDNRHAALNRVLRSRGITGLIFINAQARADFSRFDWSPFAAVQIDYPVSDPVLHTSGIDHHRTIQMALTRLAGLGYRRIGFFIERYKDHRLAYKWSGAFAAFQRGMPELKPIPELEQPVIEKADFLRWFKKHRPDVLVGHKTAVIDWLRGEHVRVPEDAGFFNLNWNESDIPCAGLDLEARLQGAVAVEHVVTQIHQFEKGVPAHPKTIYIEGRWVDGPTLLTKGK, translated from the coding sequence ATGCCCCCGTCGCTGAAAAACATCGCCCTGCACACCGGCCTCTCGGTCGCCACGGTGTCGCGGGCGCTGCGCGGGTCGGACCTGGTCAACGAGGAGACGCGCGCGCTCGTCGAGCAGGCCGCCTCGGAGCTTGGCTACACCCGCCCGCCGCTGGTCGGCGCCATCATGTCGAGCCTGCGGCGCTCGGCGCAGCACAGTTACCTCGGCAATCTCGCGCTCATTCACATCGCCTCGCCGGGGCAGTCGGAGTGGATCCCGTTTCACAAGGAGTCCATCGAGGGCGCGCAGGCGCGCGCGGCGGAGCTGGGCTTCAAGCTCAGCGTGTTCAAGCACGCGCCGGTGGACAACCGCCACGCCGCGCTCAACCGCGTGCTGCGCAGCCGCGGCATCACGGGGCTGATTTTCATCAACGCGCAGGCGCGCGCCGATTTTTCGCGTTTCGACTGGTCGCCCTTCGCTGCGGTGCAGATCGACTATCCCGTCTCCGACCCGGTGCTGCACACCTCGGGCATCGACCACCACCGCACCATCCAGATGGCGCTCACGCGGCTCGCGGGGCTCGGCTACCGGCGCATCGGCTTTTTCATCGAACGCTACAAGGACCACCGGCTCGCCTACAAATGGTCGGGCGCGTTCGCGGCGTTCCAGCGCGGCATGCCGGAGTTGAAGCCCATTCCCGAGCTGGAACAGCCGGTGATCGAGAAGGCGGATTTCCTGCGCTGGTTCAAAAAGCACAGGCCGGACGTGCTCGTCGGCCACAAGACCGCCGTGATCGACTGGCTGCGCGGCGAGCATGTGCGGGTGCCCGAGGACGCGGGCTTCTTCAATCTGAACTGGAACGAATCCGACATCCCCTGCGCGGGTCTCGATCTGGAGGCGCGCCTGCAGGGCGCGGTGGCGGTCGAGCATGTCGTCACGCAAATCCACCAGTTCGAGAAAGGAGTGCCCGCGCATCCGAAGACGATCTATATCGAGGGCCGCTGGGTGGACGGCCCGACGCTGCTGACGAAGGGGAAATAA
- a CDS encoding glycoside hydrolase family 88/105 protein — protein sequence MHTLSDTRTLLAQLASRTIARASASDTHPDLAINFSTWQWHQGVALFGLLRANAALGDPAVAAFIDDWIRARLAAGDPPKSINTTAPLLTVAHLFEKNRDARLGRLCQSFADWCMRGAPRLPAGTFEHSCTDNVYPQQVWADTLFMGCIFLAKWGRITGEAALVDEAARQFTDHYQLLRDAATGLIFHGYDGNKRAHIGTIWGRGNGWFAIAANEVLSLLGPAHPAHAAILRDLRAHLAGAAAAQDASGAWHTVMDAPATYLEATSTAAFACALTTAAAHGRIGAELSDNAARAMERTRSWINDAGDLTHASAGTPVMPDTAGYNAIPFAVTTFSQGLGMLALASAIEYSAQ from the coding sequence ATGCACACTCTCTCCGACACCCGCACCCTTCTTGCCCAGCTCGCCTCGCGCACCATCGCGCGCGCGTCCGCGAGCGACACGCATCCCGATCTCGCCATCAATTTTTCCACCTGGCAATGGCATCAGGGTGTCGCGCTTTTCGGGCTGCTCCGCGCCAACGCCGCGCTCGGCGATCCGGCCGTCGCCGCGTTCATCGACGACTGGATACGCGCCCGCCTCGCCGCCGGCGACCCGCCCAAGAGCATCAACACCACCGCCCCGCTCCTCACCGTCGCCCACCTGTTCGAGAAAAACCGCGACGCGCGCCTCGGCCGCCTCTGCCAGTCGTTCGCCGACTGGTGCATGCGCGGCGCGCCCCGCCTGCCCGCCGGCACCTTCGAGCACTCCTGCACCGACAATGTTTACCCGCAGCAAGTCTGGGCCGACACGCTTTTCATGGGTTGCATTTTCCTCGCGAAATGGGGCCGCATCACCGGCGAGGCCGCGCTCGTGGACGAGGCAGCGCGCCAGTTCACCGACCACTACCAACTCCTGCGCGACGCCGCCACCGGCCTGATCTTCCACGGTTACGACGGCAACAAGCGCGCGCACATCGGCACGATCTGGGGACGCGGCAACGGCTGGTTTGCCATCGCCGCCAACGAAGTCCTCTCGCTCCTCGGCCCCGCGCATCCCGCGCACGCCGCCATCCTCCGCGACCTGCGCGCGCACCTCGCCGGGGCCGCCGCCGCGCAGGACGCCTCCGGCGCGTGGCACACCGTCATGGACGCGCCCGCCACCTACCTCGAGGCGACGAGCACGGCGGCCTTTGCCTGCGCGCTCACGACCGCGGCCGCGCACGGCCGCATCGGCGCCGAGCTGTCGGACAACGCCGCCCGCGCAATGGAACGCACCCGCTCGTGGATAAACGACGCGGGGGACCTCACGCATGCCTCGGCCGGCACGCCCGTGATGCCCGACACCGCCGGCTACAACGCCATCCCCTTCGCAGTGACCACCTTCTCCCAAGGCCTCGGCATGCTCGCCCTGGCGAGCGCGATTGAATACTCCGCCCAATGA
- a CDS encoding sodium:solute symporter, with the protein MSPVLATATFTPRTLSLPDYVMLALYFALNLGIGWWCARRKKNSAGDYFLGGGRVLWWAAAISFFATSTSSISFMALPAKAYTTDWLAFGSAPAQAFAGILVGLVFVAGLRRMNMTTIFSYLERRYDRRVRLLGAGLGVFLKVGGRMSVVLLLPALALSTVTGLNVYLSIALMGGVTTIYALEGGFEAVIWTEVLQVAVTFGGVAVAFWFLTRGVDGGFSGIIANGMAADKFRAISWDPDVTQPTVVVFIGMFFATIFTQISDQPLMQRMLASANVKEAKRTVVIGNIIGLASSVVFFFVGSSLWVFYQANPGRLEAGLPNDAIFPYFIANELPRGVVGLIVAGLFAASMGALSSILNATASVVVSDFQGTLWPRSTERHRMRLAQATTLVCGVLATLFAMYLARLNVASLWDQFIKLVALIGGGFPGVFALGLLSRRANATGVMVGAVASIGVTWWVQTYTATNPFFHGFVAIASCMLIGYVASLLTARASDKKDLSGLTVWDRSTKEMAKID; encoded by the coding sequence ATGTCCCCCGTCCTCGCCACCGCCACGTTCACCCCGCGCACGCTTTCGCTGCCCGACTACGTCATGCTCGCGCTCTACTTCGCGCTCAATCTCGGCATCGGCTGGTGGTGCGCGCGGCGCAAGAAGAACTCCGCGGGCGACTACTTCCTCGGCGGCGGGCGCGTCCTGTGGTGGGCGGCGGCCATCAGCTTTTTCGCCACCTCGACCAGCAGCATCAGCTTCATGGCGCTGCCGGCCAAGGCCTACACCACCGACTGGCTCGCGTTCGGCTCGGCCCCGGCGCAGGCGTTCGCCGGCATCCTGGTCGGCCTCGTGTTTGTCGCCGGGTTGCGGCGCATGAACATGACCACGATTTTTTCGTATCTGGAACGCCGCTACGACCGTCGCGTGCGCCTGCTCGGCGCGGGGCTGGGCGTGTTTCTGAAAGTGGGCGGACGCATGAGCGTCGTGCTCCTGCTGCCCGCGCTCGCGCTCTCCACCGTCACCGGGCTCAACGTTTACCTGAGCATCGCGCTCATGGGCGGCGTGACCACCATCTATGCGCTGGAGGGCGGCTTCGAGGCCGTCATCTGGACGGAGGTGCTGCAGGTCGCCGTGACCTTCGGCGGCGTGGCGGTCGCGTTCTGGTTCCTCACGCGCGGCGTGGACGGCGGTTTTTCCGGCATCATCGCGAACGGCATGGCGGCGGACAAATTCCGCGCCATCTCGTGGGATCCGGATGTCACCCAGCCGACGGTCGTCGTCTTCATCGGCATGTTTTTTGCGACCATCTTCACGCAAATCTCCGACCAGCCGCTCATGCAGCGCATGCTCGCCTCCGCGAATGTGAAGGAGGCCAAGCGCACCGTCGTCATCGGCAACATCATCGGGCTCGCCAGTTCGGTGGTGTTCTTCTTTGTCGGCTCGTCGCTGTGGGTGTTTTACCAAGCCAATCCCGGCCGCCTCGAAGCCGGCCTGCCGAACGACGCGATTTTCCCCTACTTCATCGCCAACGAGCTGCCGCGCGGCGTGGTCGGCCTGATCGTGGCGGGCCTGTTCGCCGCGTCGATGGGCGCGCTCAGCAGCATCCTCAACGCCACGGCGTCGGTGGTCGTGTCCGATTTTCAGGGCACGCTCTGGCCGCGTTCGACCGAGCGCCACCGCATGCGCCTCGCGCAGGCCACGACGCTCGTCTGCGGCGTGCTGGCCACGCTCTTTGCCATGTATCTTGCGCGGCTGAACGTCGCCTCGCTCTGGGACCAGTTCATCAAGCTGGTCGCGCTGATCGGCGGCGGCTTCCCCGGCGTGTTCGCGCTCGGCCTGCTCTCGCGCCGCGCCAACGCCACCGGCGTGATGGTCGGCGCCGTCGCGAGCATCGGCGTGACCTGGTGGGTGCAGACCTACACGGCGACAAATCCCTTCTTCCACGGCTTCGTCGCCATCGCCTCCTGCATGCTCATCGGATACGTCGCCAGTTTGCTGACCGCGCGCGCCTCCGACAAAAAAGACCTCTCCGGCCTGACCGTCTGGGACCGCAGCACCAAGGAAATGGCGAAGATTGACTGA
- a CDS encoding GH1 family beta-glucosidase: MFPENFIWGAATAAYQIEGAVAEDGRGPSVWDDLVRQPGRIWEGHTGETACDHYHRWREDVALMKEIGLRAYRFSIAWPRVLPEGAGAPNEKGLAFYDRLVDALLDAGIQPWVTLFHWDYPLALYRRGGWLSPDSPSWFADYTALVARRLGDRVAGWFTHNEPQCFIGVGLQEGRHAPGLKLGLSDVLVAAHHTLLAHGRAVQTLRAHVRKDAKIGWAPIGHVHVPATGSAADIAAAKRATFSIENDFMKNNTWWSDPVYLGRYPEDGLARFAPHLPKITDADLREIHQPLDLCGLNIYTAERLVRAGPDGRAVTVAEPPGFAMTHMRGTVHPEALYYGAKFFHERYRLPICITENGLSCADWVARDGGVHDPNRIDFLSRYLGEFARAGHEGVPLAGYFQWSLLDNFEWAQGYQHRFGLVHVDFATQKRTLKDSARWYRETIAANGANCA; encoded by the coding sequence ATGTTTCCCGAAAACTTCATCTGGGGCGCGGCGACCGCCGCTTATCAAATCGAGGGCGCCGTCGCCGAGGACGGGCGCGGGCCGTCCGTGTGGGACGACCTCGTGCGCCAGCCCGGACGCATCTGGGAGGGCCACACCGGAGAGACCGCCTGCGACCATTATCACCGCTGGCGCGAGGATGTCGCGCTGATGAAGGAAATCGGCCTGCGCGCCTACCGCTTCTCCATCGCCTGGCCGCGCGTGCTGCCCGAGGGCGCCGGCGCGCCCAACGAAAAAGGGCTCGCCTTCTACGACCGCCTCGTGGATGCGCTCCTCGACGCCGGCATCCAGCCCTGGGTGACGTTGTTTCACTGGGACTACCCGCTCGCGCTTTACCGCCGCGGCGGCTGGCTGAGCCCCGACAGCCCGTCATGGTTTGCCGATTACACCGCGCTGGTCGCGCGCCGCCTCGGCGACCGCGTGGCCGGCTGGTTCACGCACAACGAGCCGCAGTGCTTCATCGGCGTCGGCTTGCAGGAAGGCCGGCACGCGCCGGGTCTGAAGCTGGGCCTCTCCGACGTGCTCGTCGCCGCGCACCACACGCTCCTCGCCCACGGCCGCGCCGTGCAAACGCTCCGCGCGCACGTCCGCAAGGACGCGAAAATCGGCTGGGCCCCCATCGGCCACGTGCATGTTCCCGCGACCGGTTCAGCCGCCGACATCGCCGCCGCGAAACGCGCCACCTTCTCCATCGAAAACGATTTCATGAAGAACAACACCTGGTGGTCCGATCCCGTTTACCTCGGCCGCTACCCGGAGGACGGGCTTGCCCGCTTCGCGCCGCACCTGCCGAAAATCACCGACGCGGACCTGCGCGAAATCCACCAGCCGCTCGACCTCTGCGGGCTCAACATCTACACCGCCGAGCGCCTCGTGCGCGCCGGCCCGGACGGCCGCGCGGTCACGGTGGCCGAGCCGCCCGGCTTCGCGATGACGCACATGCGCGGCACCGTGCATCCCGAGGCGCTGTATTACGGCGCGAAGTTTTTCCACGAACGCTACCGGCTCCCGATTTGCATCACGGAAAACGGACTCTCCTGCGCGGACTGGGTCGCGCGGGACGGCGGCGTGCACGACCCGAACCGTATCGACTTCCTCTCGCGCTACCTGGGCGAATTTGCCCGCGCCGGGCACGAGGGCGTGCCGCTGGCGGGATATTTCCAGTGGTCGCTGCTCGACAACTTCGAGTGGGCGCAAGGCTACCAGCACCGCTTTGGCCTGGTGCATGTCGATTTCGCCACGCAAAAACGCACCCTGAAAGACTCCGCCCGCTGGTATCGCGAAACCATCGCCGCCAACGGGGCGAATTGCGCCTGA
- a CDS encoding MFS transporter: protein MSSSLPSVQDSAVPAPSASKPRLFRGADGKSYAIIFLLLCSLFLLWGFCNGMIDAMDKHFQDKLHLSRSQSAWVQFAHYLGYFLIALPAGGLCRRLGYKGGIITGLGVVAAGAFWFVPATHIDAFWAFLLGVCVIAMGLTFLETVANPYTTVLGHKDYASTRINLAQSCNGIGFMMGPIIGGMFFYGSASAAENHERLYIPYAAVGVIVLVLALVFACVKIPDLQTEDAYNLDKDETAGAEKTGLNRSGLKGLAIGIAAGLVLGAAYLWHGSASAEKAAGLEQALICLLFVVMPGLLGFILGNYLSLWKHLHVAGGVFAQFLYVAAQAGIFSFFINYVVADMPPIPHGAAGVLQAFRDIFPGDSEVVHTQANGLIFINEAGATILQGWVAFGLFLLGRLAGAAILAVAPAHRVLGIYGAVNAALMVLIFMQLGWVSVVAVFASFFFMSIMFPTIFALGIFGLGRKAKLASSFLVMAIMGGAIMPKLMGWFSDRFGEAAAHYGREVTGHNQHLMSPGFAVPLFCFAVIAIYGFTWRKLSKTDGPVALDTSKSH from the coding sequence ATGAGTTCATCCCTCCCCTCTGTCCAAGATTCCGCCGTGCCCGCGCCATCCGCATCGAAACCGCGTCTTTTCCGGGGGGCCGACGGAAAGAGTTACGCGATTATTTTCCTGCTCCTTTGCTCGCTCTTTCTCCTTTGGGGATTCTGCAACGGGATGATCGACGCGATGGACAAGCATTTTCAGGACAAGCTGCACCTGTCGCGCTCGCAGTCGGCCTGGGTGCAGTTCGCCCACTATCTCGGCTACTTCCTCATCGCGCTGCCGGCGGGCGGGCTCTGCCGCAGGCTCGGCTACAAGGGCGGCATCATCACCGGCCTCGGCGTCGTCGCGGCGGGGGCGTTCTGGTTCGTCCCGGCCACGCACATCGACGCGTTCTGGGCCTTCCTGCTCGGCGTGTGCGTCATCGCCATGGGCCTCACGTTTCTCGAAACCGTCGCGAATCCCTACACCACCGTGCTCGGCCACAAGGACTACGCCTCCACGCGCATCAACCTCGCGCAGTCCTGCAACGGCATCGGCTTCATGATGGGGCCGATCATCGGCGGCATGTTTTTCTACGGCAGCGCCAGCGCGGCCGAAAACCACGAGCGCCTCTACATCCCTTACGCCGCGGTCGGCGTCATCGTGCTCGTGCTCGCGCTTGTCTTTGCCTGCGTGAAAATCCCCGACCTCCAGACCGAGGACGCCTACAACCTCGACAAGGACGAAACCGCCGGCGCGGAAAAAACGGGCCTGAACCGGAGCGGCCTCAAGGGCCTGGCCATCGGCATCGCCGCCGGGCTGGTGCTGGGAGCGGCGTATCTGTGGCATGGGTCCGCGTCGGCGGAAAAGGCCGCCGGGCTGGAGCAGGCGTTGATCTGCCTGCTGTTCGTGGTGATGCCGGGACTGCTGGGGTTCATCCTTGGAAACTATCTCTCGCTTTGGAAACACCTGCACGTGGCGGGCGGCGTGTTCGCGCAATTCCTCTACGTCGCGGCGCAGGCGGGCATCTTCAGCTTCTTCATCAACTACGTCGTGGCCGACATGCCTCCCATCCCGCACGGCGCCGCCGGGGTGTTGCAGGCGTTCCGCGACATTTTTCCCGGCGACAGCGAGGTCGTCCACACCCAGGCAAACGGGCTGATTTTCATCAACGAGGCCGGCGCCACGATCCTGCAAGGCTGGGTCGCCTTCGGGCTGTTCCTGCTCGGGCGTCTCGCCGGCGCGGCCATCCTCGCGGTGGCGCCCGCGCACCGCGTGCTCGGGATTTACGGCGCCGTCAACGCGGCGCTCATGGTGCTTATTTTCATGCAGCTCGGCTGGGTGTCGGTCGTCGCGGTGTTCGCCAGCTTCTTCTTCATGTCGATCATGTTTCCGACGATTTTTGCGCTGGGGATTTTCGGGCTGGGGCGCAAGGCGAAGCTCGCGTCGTCGTTCCTCGTCATGGCCATCATGGGCGGCGCCATCATGCCGAAGCTCATGGGATGGTTCAGCGACCGGTTCGGCGAGGCGGCCGCGCATTACGGGCGCGAGGTGACGGGGCACAACCAGCACCTGATGTCGCCCGGTTTTGCGGTGCCGCTGTTCTGCTTCGCGGTGATCGCGATCTACGGGTTCACCTGGCGGAAGCTGAGCAAAACCGACGGGCCCGTCGCGCTGGACACGAGCAAGTCGCACTAG
- a CDS encoding LacI family DNA-binding transcriptional regulator — protein sequence MAKAVTMKTIARQAGVTEATVSMSLANNSRIPAKTRERIQAIAGRLGYTPHPYVSALLRLRRQGRAVKDRPVLALVNAFDRADGWKNAEGPTVRQMRDGAIGQAALRGYRTEEFWLRRDDMSPERLSEVLHARGIRGLLLSPLAEGAATPALKWDYFASVCLSVPLAPLTITTVCNDHFLSCLQTARECHRLGYRRMGLVLRKMHRERFQGRWDGGMQVAPLLLPKIRLVKTLLLETWDAEAEFAAWFRREQPEVIISPGAEWFHPMLARMGVAVPDDVGLAGLACSHLGHECSGVYQDGRAIGATAIDTLVAKVERFEHGLPGQPVNIMLESVWNPGKTLRAVR from the coding sequence ATGGCAAAAGCGGTAACGATGAAGACAATCGCCCGGCAGGCGGGGGTGACGGAGGCGACGGTGTCGATGAGCCTCGCGAACAATTCCCGCATCCCCGCGAAAACCCGCGAGCGCATCCAGGCCATCGCCGGAAGGCTGGGTTACACGCCGCATCCTTATGTGTCGGCGTTGCTGCGCCTCCGCCGCCAGGGCCGCGCGGTGAAGGACCGCCCCGTGCTGGCGCTCGTCAATGCGTTTGACCGCGCCGACGGCTGGAAGAACGCCGAGGGGCCGACCGTCCGGCAGATGCGGGACGGCGCGATCGGGCAGGCCGCGTTGCGCGGTTACAGGACGGAGGAATTCTGGCTGCGCCGCGACGACATGTCGCCGGAACGGTTGAGCGAGGTGCTGCATGCCCGCGGCATTCGCGGGCTCCTGCTCAGCCCGCTCGCCGAGGGCGCCGCCACGCCGGCGTTGAAATGGGACTACTTTGCCAGCGTCTGCCTGAGCGTGCCGCTCGCGCCGCTCACCATCACGACCGTCTGCAACGATCATTTTCTCTCATGCCTGCAAACGGCGCGGGAATGCCACCGGCTGGGCTACCGCCGCATGGGACTGGTGTTGCGCAAAATGCACCGCGAGCGTTTCCAGGGACGCTGGGACGGCGGCATGCAGGTCGCGCCGCTGCTGCTGCCGAAAATCAGGCTCGTGAAGACGCTGCTGCTCGAAACCTGGGACGCGGAGGCGGAGTTTGCCGCCTGGTTCCGGCGGGAGCAGCCCGAGGTCATCATCTCGCCCGGCGCGGAGTGGTTTCACCCGATGCTGGCCCGGATGGGTGTCGCCGTGCCGGACGATGTCGGCCTGGCCGGGCTGGCCTGCTCGCACCTCGGGCACGAATGCAGCGGCGTGTATCAGGACGGCCGCGCCATCGGCGCCACGGCCATCGACACGCTGGTGGCGAAGGTGGAGCGCTTCGAGCACGGCCTGCCCGGGCAGCCGGTGAACATCATGCTCGAGAGCGTCTGGAATCCGGGAAAAACCTTGCGCGCGGTTCGATGA
- a CDS encoding pyridoxamine kinase produces MSNITKKVAAVHDLSGCGRVSLTAVIPVLSSMGIEVCPLPTAILSAHTQYPEFYFRDLTEEMGQFVRHWKKMGLEFDAIYSGYLGSPRQAAIVSELIAHFASGGQLVVVDPVLGDNGKLYASLDPAMVGEMRTLARLARVITPNITEMFLLLGQPWQPFVETARLKSHLKTLAELGPDVVIVTGVPEDESWRTTSVVAYDRKHDRFWKASCSYLPAHYPGTGDTFTSVVTGSLLQGDSLPIALDRAVQFILTGIRATFGYEHDNREGILLERVLPMLRTPTQIGSYELL; encoded by the coding sequence ATGAGCAACATCACCAAAAAAGTCGCCGCGGTGCACGACCTGTCCGGCTGCGGACGTGTCTCGCTGACGGCGGTCATCCCCGTGTTGTCGTCGATGGGCATCGAGGTCTGCCCACTGCCCACCGCCATTCTTTCGGCCCACACCCAGTATCCGGAATTTTATTTCCGGGACCTCACCGAGGAAATGGGGCAGTTTGTCCGGCATTGGAAAAAGATGGGGCTGGAGTTCGACGCCATCTACAGCGGTTATCTCGGCTCGCCGCGCCAGGCCGCGATCGTGTCCGAGCTCATCGCGCATTTCGCGTCCGGCGGGCAGCTCGTGGTGGTGGATCCCGTGCTCGGCGACAACGGAAAACTCTACGCCTCGCTCGATCCCGCCATGGTCGGGGAGATGCGCACGCTGGCAAGGCTGGCGCGCGTGATCACCCCCAATATCACCGAGATGTTTTTGCTGCTCGGCCAGCCCTGGCAGCCGTTTGTCGAGACGGCGCGGCTGAAATCGCATTTGAAGACGCTCGCGGAGCTCGGCCCCGACGTGGTGATCGTGACCGGCGTGCCCGAGGACGAGTCGTGGCGCACGACCTCGGTCGTCGCCTACGACCGGAAGCACGACCGTTTCTGGAAGGCGTCGTGCAGCTACCTGCCCGCGCATTATCCGGGCACGGGCGACACGTTCACGAGCGTGGTGACGGGCTCGCTGCTGCAAGGCGACAGCCTGCCCATCGCGCTCGACCGGGCGGTGCAGTTCATCCTCACCGGCATCCGCGCGACCTTCGGCTACGAGCACGACAACCGGGAAGGCATCCTGCTGGAGCGCGTGCTGCCCATGCTGCGCACGCCGACACAGATCGGAAGCTACGAGCTGTTGTGA
- a CDS encoding site-specific integrase, with product MKSKKTAFTIKPFKNRNGTISYRVAGWLLGERIRKNFKTREAAILERGTLQLKQAQADSDLRVTSTFLTEPQLREAEAAFLKLKDRPRALTFYLDVGLETHREPKSDHLLADAIVAYLAERTKEVTRKAICQRQLNAIRIELTLFKEYFPDRSVGELTTEELLKYLRRDGAAAKTQNNRRATLSTFFKYALAQGWLLENPAKAIVRQRTGHNRGSAPALNAAQAAQLMAHVETVHGGALVPYFALCLFAGIRPEGEITKLPAADVRLENNAITIEPDVSKVNMRRLVTIQPNLAAWLQAYPLDQYPIIPSKDKMKNVAGKITHIRRQFKLGHDVLRHTFISMHVGKFRSMGDAALQAGNSEKIIRRHYLNVTTPQEADAFFKIMPSCRERHRAKKAPEANTAEANTTPGVTIAAAEPNEPGRLAA from the coding sequence ATGAAGTCAAAAAAGACCGCATTCACCATCAAGCCGTTCAAGAATCGCAACGGCACGATCTCCTACCGCGTGGCCGGCTGGCTGCTCGGCGAGCGCATCCGCAAAAACTTCAAAACCCGGGAGGCCGCCATCCTTGAACGCGGCACCCTGCAACTCAAGCAGGCGCAGGCCGACTCGGACTTGCGCGTGACCTCCACGTTCCTTACTGAGCCCCAGTTGCGCGAGGCCGAGGCCGCGTTTCTCAAGCTCAAGGACAGGCCGCGCGCGCTGACGTTCTACCTCGACGTTGGCCTTGAAACCCATCGCGAGCCGAAGTCCGACCACCTCCTTGCCGATGCGATCGTCGCCTACCTCGCGGAGCGCACCAAGGAAGTGACCCGAAAAGCCATTTGCCAGCGGCAGCTCAATGCCATCCGCATCGAATTGACGCTCTTCAAGGAATACTTCCCCGACCGCAGCGTGGGCGAACTGACGACCGAAGAACTCCTAAAATACCTCCGCAGGGACGGAGCCGCGGCAAAGACGCAGAACAACCGCCGCGCCACCTTGTCCACGTTTTTCAAATACGCCCTCGCCCAAGGCTGGCTGCTGGAAAACCCGGCCAAGGCCATTGTCCGGCAGCGCACCGGGCATAACCGGGGCTCGGCCCCGGCACTGAACGCCGCACAAGCCGCGCAACTCATGGCGCACGTCGAGACCGTCCACGGCGGGGCGCTCGTGCCGTATTTCGCGCTATGCCTGTTTGCCGGCATCCGGCCCGAGGGGGAGATCACCAAGCTGCCCGCCGCCGATGTGCGGCTTGAAAACAACGCCATCACCATCGAACCAGATGTGTCGAAGGTGAACATGCGCCGCCTTGTGACCATCCAGCCCAATCTTGCGGCGTGGCTCCAAGCGTATCCGTTGGACCAATACCCTATCATTCCGTCGAAGGACAAAATGAAGAACGTGGCCGGGAAAATCACGCACATCCGGCGGCAATTCAAACTCGGGCATGACGTGTTGCGGCACACGTTTATTTCGATGCACGTTGGAAAATTCCGCTCGATGGGCGATGCGGCGTTGCAGGCGGGCAACTCGGAAAAAATCATCCGCCGCCATTACCTGAACGTGACCACGCCGCAGGAGGCCGACGCTTTCTTCAAAATTATGCCATCATGCCGGGAGCGGCATAGGGCGAAGAAGGCACCGGAAGCGAACACGGCGGAGGCGAACACGACGCCGGGCGTCACCATTGCCGCCGCCGAGCCCAACGAGCCGGGCCGGCTCGCGGCCTAG